In Halomarina salina, one DNA window encodes the following:
- a CDS encoding protein tyrosine phosphatase, with protein MARSLPEQAVNRLGVEFDRLRLRTGRIPEPLEIQRAFEALDDGGHVLMLCAGNICRSPLAHYYLERRLEEAGIDDITVDSAGMAGRGGRPSPTNAVSVATEHDVDLSPHRSQDVTAQLLADADVAFLMDIRNYRYYMREFPEYAHKFFFLGAVSTRGPAYRDGDDEIIDPEGESEATFRLIYDEVTQAVDDFVDALAARR; from the coding sequence GTGGCGCGCTCCCTCCCCGAACAGGCGGTGAACCGACTCGGCGTCGAGTTCGACCGGTTGCGCCTCCGGACGGGCCGGATACCCGAGCCACTGGAGATACAGCGGGCGTTCGAGGCGCTGGACGACGGCGGCCACGTCCTGATGCTCTGTGCCGGGAACATCTGCCGCAGTCCGCTGGCTCACTACTACCTCGAACGGAGACTGGAGGAGGCGGGTATCGACGACATCACCGTCGATTCGGCGGGGATGGCGGGTCGCGGCGGCCGGCCGAGCCCGACCAACGCGGTCAGCGTCGCGACCGAACACGACGTCGACCTCTCGCCCCACCGCTCGCAGGACGTCACCGCCCAGCTGCTGGCCGACGCCGACGTCGCCTTCCTGATGGACATCCGCAACTACCGCTACTACATGCGGGAGTTCCCCGAGTACGCGCACAAGTTCTTCTTCCTCGGGGCGGTGTCGACGCGCGGGCCCGCCTACCGCGACGGCGACGACGAGATAATCGACCCCGAAGGCGAGAGCGAGGCGACCTTCCGACTCATCTACGACGAGGTGACGCAGGCGGTCGACGACTTCGTCGACGCGCTCGCCGCCCGACGATGA
- a CDS encoding polysaccharide deacetylase family protein, with product MKAVVISLDAELAWGFHDLQDPPVERIEHARGSWNRLVDLFERGDVPATWAVVGHLFLDECDGTHADHPAAGDGWFATDPGGDRVANPNWFGRDLLDRIRESDVDHDIGSHTFSHVEFGKADTSREVADAELRLANEAAEAYGVDLDSLVFPRNNVGHLDVLADNGFTCYRGNQVPRWYHRLPVTAPGKFAEYALGLSTPPVFDPTVDEHGLVNVPASLYLYGFEGAARSLVSPLTDQPILRQVKAGLESLARRDEGVFHLWLHPNNVVTEADFQRMVAVVDLINEYRRNHDVTVETMRDVAASVR from the coding sequence ATGAAGGCCGTCGTCATCTCGCTCGACGCCGAACTGGCGTGGGGTTTCCACGACCTCCAGGACCCCCCGGTGGAGCGAATCGAACACGCGCGCGGGTCGTGGAACCGCCTCGTCGACCTGTTCGAACGGGGCGACGTCCCGGCGACGTGGGCGGTCGTGGGTCACCTCTTCCTCGACGAGTGCGACGGGACGCACGCCGACCACCCGGCGGCGGGCGACGGCTGGTTCGCGACGGACCCCGGCGGCGACCGGGTCGCGAACCCCAACTGGTTCGGCCGGGACCTCCTCGACCGCATCCGCGAGAGCGACGTCGACCACGACATCGGGTCGCACACGTTCTCGCACGTCGAGTTCGGGAAGGCCGACACCAGCCGGGAGGTCGCCGACGCGGAACTCCGACTGGCGAACGAGGCCGCCGAGGCGTACGGCGTCGACCTCGACTCGCTCGTGTTCCCCCGGAACAACGTCGGCCACCTGGACGTGCTGGCCGACAACGGGTTCACCTGCTATCGGGGGAACCAGGTCCCCCGATGGTACCACCGCCTGCCGGTCACCGCACCCGGCAAGTTCGCGGAGTACGCGCTGGGGCTGTCGACCCCGCCCGTCTTCGACCCGACCGTCGACGAGCACGGCCTGGTGAACGTGCCCGCCTCGCTCTACCTCTACGGCTTCGAAGGGGCCGCTCGGTCGCTCGTCTCGCCGCTCACCGACCAGCCCATCCTCCGGCAGGTGAAGGCCGGGCTGGAGTCGCTCGCTCGGCGCGACGAGGGCGTCTTCCACCTGTGGCTCCACCCGAACAACGTCGTGACCGAGGCCGACTTCCAGCGGATGGTGGCGGTGGTCGACCTGATAAACGAGTACCGACGGAATCACGACGTCACGGTGGAGACGATGCGGGACGTCGCGGCGAGCGTTCGGTAG
- a CDS encoding GNAT family N-acetyltransferase — protein sequence MTTSRAADPDDADRIRAVAESSMTASYSLSPRELDAVVEDQFSPERQQEWTDDEDTVFLVTESDGTVVAVTKAAVDGEQGDVRWLFVDPEHRGQGHATELLESILDELDERGATEVRALALTENQEGEAFFERFDFQQVDEQDVEFGGQELTEHVYSRDAEEGEPREREEPSDEPSEFPEDGRATTDDGTEVRVDRDEERSGTKAPFFATYVGDDGEQHGFFCSNCGATDTAMNGMERLECQSCGNQHKPDGSEQYDDGYL from the coding sequence GTGACGACATCCCGAGCCGCAGACCCCGACGATGCCGACCGGATTCGTGCGGTCGCCGAGAGCTCGATGACCGCGTCGTACTCGCTCAGTCCCCGCGAACTCGACGCCGTTGTCGAGGACCAGTTCTCCCCGGAGCGACAGCAGGAGTGGACGGACGACGAGGACACCGTCTTCCTCGTCACCGAGTCGGACGGGACGGTCGTCGCCGTCACCAAGGCGGCGGTCGACGGCGAGCAGGGTGACGTCCGGTGGCTGTTCGTCGACCCGGAACACCGGGGCCAGGGCCACGCCACCGAACTGCTGGAGAGCATACTCGACGAACTCGACGAGCGGGGAGCGACGGAGGTTCGCGCGCTCGCCCTCACCGAAAACCAGGAAGGGGAGGCGTTCTTCGAGCGGTTCGACTTCCAGCAGGTCGACGAACAGGACGTCGAGTTCGGCGGCCAGGAGCTGACCGAACACGTCTACTCGCGGGACGCCGAGGAGGGCGAACCGCGAGAGCGCGAGGAGCCGAGCGACGAACCGTCCGAGTTCCCCGAGGACGGCCGGGCGACGACGGACGACGGCACCGAGGTCCGCGTCGACCGCGACGAGGAGCGCTCGGGGACCAAGGCCCCGTTCTTCGCCACCTACGTCGGTGACGACGGCGAACAGCACGGCTTCTTCTGCAGCAACTGCGGAGCCACCGACACCGCGATGAACGGGATGGAACGACTGGAGTGCCAGAGCTGCGGGAACCAGCACAAACCCGACGGGAGCGAGCAGTACGACGACGGCTACCTGTAG
- a CDS encoding tubulin/FtsZ family protein codes for MIGYGQAGGKVLDKFLEYDQRNGSNIVRAALAVNTAKADLMGLEHVPEENRVLVGQSRVKGHGVGADNELGAEVAEEDIDEVMSAMDDVPAHEVDAFLIISGMGGGSGSGGGPVVARHLKRIYTEPVYALGILPSSDEGGIYTLNAARSFQTFVRETDNLLVFDNDNWRNAGESMQGGYDAINEEIVERFGLLFGAGEVEHGGEVAESVVDSSEIINTLAGGGVSTVGYASETIEREDTGLLSRFRGNGGNGDDLDAAQTTNRVTSLVRKAALGRLTLPCEVDGVERALLVMAGPSKYLNRKGIERGRKWLEEQTGSMEVRGGDYPLGSGDFVASVVLLSGVTNVPRIKELQQVAIEAQDNIDEIRDESTENLDNLVNDGQDELEPLF; via the coding sequence ATGATAGGGTACGGGCAGGCCGGTGGGAAGGTACTCGACAAGTTCCTCGAGTACGACCAGCGGAACGGCTCGAACATCGTCCGGGCGGCGCTCGCGGTGAACACCGCGAAGGCCGACCTCATGGGACTCGAGCACGTCCCCGAGGAGAACCGCGTCCTCGTCGGGCAGTCACGGGTGAAAGGACACGGCGTCGGTGCCGACAACGAACTCGGCGCGGAGGTCGCCGAGGAGGACATCGACGAGGTGATGAGCGCGATGGACGACGTCCCGGCCCACGAGGTCGACGCGTTCCTCATCATCAGCGGGATGGGCGGTGGCTCCGGGTCCGGCGGCGGTCCGGTCGTCGCCCGCCACCTCAAGCGCATCTACACCGAACCGGTGTACGCGCTGGGCATCCTGCCGAGCAGCGACGAAGGCGGCATCTACACCCTGAACGCCGCGCGCTCGTTCCAGACGTTCGTCCGCGAGACGGACAACCTGCTCGTCTTCGACAACGACAACTGGCGCAACGCGGGCGAGTCGATGCAGGGCGGCTACGACGCCATCAACGAGGAGATCGTCGAGCGGTTCGGCCTCCTGTTCGGTGCGGGCGAGGTCGAACACGGCGGCGAGGTCGCAGAGAGCGTCGTCGACTCCAGCGAGATCATCAACACGCTGGCGGGCGGCGGCGTCTCGACGGTCGGCTACGCCAGCGAGACCATCGAACGCGAGGACACCGGACTCCTCTCGCGGTTCCGCGGCAACGGTGGCAACGGCGACGACCTCGACGCAGCCCAGACGACCAACCGCGTCACGTCGCTCGTCCGAAAGGCGGCACTCGGTCGCCTGACCCTCCCGTGTGAGGTCGACGGCGTCGAGCGCGCACTGCTCGTCATGGCCGGTCCCTCGAAGTACCTCAACCGGAAGGGCATAGAGCGCGGGCGGAAGTGGCTCGAGGAGCAGACCGGGAGCATGGAGGTCCGGGGCGGTGACTACCCGCTCGGGAGCGGCGACTTCGTCGCCAGCGTCGTCCTGCTGTCGGGCGTGACGAACGTCCCGCGCATCAAGGAACTCCAGCAGGTCGCCATCGAGGCGCAGGACAACATCGACGAGATTCGCGACGAGAGCACCGAGAACCTCGACAACCTCGTCAACGACGGCCAGGACGAGCTGGAACCGCTGTTCTGA
- a CDS encoding complex I NDUFA9 subunit family protein encodes MRVLVVGGTGFVGTALCRALNERGHDVTALSRSPDDDDLPAGVETVMGDVTAYDSIEGAFEGQDVVVNLVALSPLFRPSGGYEKHFEVHLGGTENVVEAATEHGVPTLVQQSALGADPDGDTAYIASKGQAERVVEESGLDYVIVRPSVIFGEGGEFVSFTKKLAVRPAAPLPGGGDTRFQPIWLGDFIPMLADCLDDDEYLGNTYEIGGPEVLTLEDVAKMAHRADGHSFTAIPMPMVLADIGLGMLGAIGGPMGRDQARSLRMDNTVAHNDVDAFGYDERDLKTLGEYLGLSPDEEPTPVEQ; translated from the coding sequence ATGCGTGTTCTCGTAGTCGGCGGAACTGGATTCGTCGGCACCGCACTCTGCCGAGCGTTGAACGAGCGCGGCCACGACGTCACGGCGCTCTCGCGCTCGCCGGACGACGACGACCTCCCGGCGGGCGTCGAGACGGTGATGGGCGACGTCACGGCCTACGACTCCATCGAGGGGGCGTTCGAGGGGCAGGACGTCGTCGTCAACCTCGTCGCGCTCTCGCCGCTGTTCCGGCCCTCGGGCGGGTACGAGAAGCACTTCGAGGTCCACCTCGGCGGCACCGAGAACGTCGTCGAGGCGGCGACGGAGCACGGCGTCCCGACGCTCGTCCAGCAGAGCGCGCTAGGAGCCGACCCCGACGGCGACACCGCCTACATCGCGTCGAAGGGGCAGGCCGAGCGTGTCGTCGAGGAGTCCGGGCTGGACTACGTCATCGTGCGTCCGTCGGTCATCTTCGGCGAGGGCGGCGAGTTCGTCTCGTTCACGAAGAAACTCGCGGTGCGACCGGCCGCACCGCTACCCGGTGGCGGGGACACGAGGTTCCAGCCAATCTGGCTCGGCGACTTCATCCCGATGCTCGCCGACTGTCTCGACGACGACGAGTATCTCGGGAACACCTACGAGATCGGTGGCCCGGAGGTGCTGACGCTGGAGGACGTTGCGAAGATGGCCCACCGCGCCGACGGTCACTCGTTCACGGCGATTCCCATGCCGATGGTGCTGGCGGACATCGGGCTGGGGATGCTCGGGGCCATCGGCGGACCGATGGGTCGGGACCAGGCCCGGTCGCTCCGCATGGACAACACGGTCGCCCACAACGACGTCGACGCCTTCGGCTACGACGAACGCGACCTGAAGACGCTGGGGGAGTACCTCGGTCTGAGTCCGGACGAGGAACCGACCCCGGTGGAACAGTGA
- the tmk gene encoding dTMP kinase: protein MLITLEGIDGSGKTTAWEALQDVYPDAVFTHEPTDSWYGEAVRRSLEDDDADSIAELFLYTADHADHLSRVVEPALDDGELVISDRYSDSRYAYQGASLAGELKRPMEYVRGVHQPFTRPPDATIYFDVDPQVGAERAGATDKFEAAGYLAAVQENYETLISYQPERFVRVDAQQSPEEVLDAVETALERIRSNA from the coding sequence ATGCTCATCACGTTGGAGGGCATCGACGGCTCCGGCAAGACCACCGCCTGGGAGGCGCTGCAGGACGTCTACCCCGATGCGGTGTTCACCCACGAGCCGACGGACTCGTGGTACGGCGAGGCCGTCCGTCGCTCCCTCGAAGACGACGACGCCGACTCCATCGCCGAACTGTTCCTCTACACTGCGGACCACGCCGACCACCTCTCGCGGGTCGTCGAACCCGCACTCGACGACGGCGAACTCGTCATCTCCGACCGCTACTCGGACTCCCGATACGCCTACCAGGGTGCGAGCCTCGCGGGCGAACTGAAGCGACCGATGGAGTACGTCCGCGGCGTCCACCAGCCGTTCACTCGCCCGCCGGACGCGACGATATACTTCGACGTGGACCCGCAGGTCGGCGCGGAGCGGGCGGGCGCGACGGACAAGTTCGAGGCGGCGGGCTACCTCGCGGCGGTCCAGGAGAACTACGAGACGCTCATCTCCTACCAGCCCGAACGGTTCGTCCGCGTCGACGCCCAACAGTCGCCCGAGGAGGTCCTCGACGCGGTGGAGACGGCGCTCGAACGCATCCGCTCGAACGCGTAG